The Lepidochelys kempii isolate rLepKem1 chromosome 2, rLepKem1.hap2, whole genome shotgun sequence genomic interval GCAAAATTAACTCCTTTTTATTAACTCCTTTTTATTAACTTTTTGATTCTCCAGTATAAAGACAAAATTCAGAATTTTTCAAAAGCCACTGTTGAAAGGTTGAAATCTTGGATCCTGATCCTGCTTCAAGATTCCCATTGGAAGCGGTTTTACATTTTGTAGTAGGCCAAGTGAGTATAACCTGCAAAGACAAAAATGTTGAACTTCATACCAATTCTCCATTCTGACTGAGGGAAATAATTTTGGTTTTACTTAATTCTAGAGATAGGAAAAGTGCATCTAAATGCAGATCATTGGGTTTGAGCCAGAATATGTGGTTTGTAGGAAGCCGCTGTCTAAAATGGGGTTAGCTGAAAAAAGGTTACACACATCCTCAATAAGCATAAGAAGATGGAAGAAACTTTCCTCCAGGTAGGTTGTTCCACAACTGACCATTATGGAGTATCTTGCCCTTTCTTTTGAACCATCTGGTGGCCATTGTCAGAAATTGGAGCTGCCATACTgaatcagatcagtggtccagcTAGTTAGGTATCTTGTGTTCAacatctggatctgaactttatgACTAAAGAATCTTTTATCTgaattcatttcaaaatgtataaTCTCCATCAAATCTGAATCTGGAGCAAAGacagcatgcacacacaaacatacacccCTCCtccacactcaaactccctccctcgCATATACTAATCAAGTGCTTTTGGTGCACCTGTTTGCAGCAGGACCATTACACCTGTGAGGGGGATTAGACGATAAGGCAACAAACAGTATCAACAAATTACACTGAAATTTTCTTGAAATCAACTGTAGCTTCACAACGAAATAGCACTTCAGATCAGGGCCACTTGagattgattattttaaaatgtgagacTAAGGATGCAAGTCTTCATTCATCTTCCATACACATCCAGAACAATGGACTTCTCAGAACATCCGTGGCTTTGTGAAGTGTAAAGAATAATAGTTATTATGTATCGGTATTGAGCCTGACCCTTGGTAGAACTGTACAGTCAATGGAAAACAGTTACTCATATCATACAACTGCTCTGTGTTCttattctctttattttttaagaCCAAGTGAACATTAAGCTGGGTTTTAAACTAATGAAGGTACCTTCAAGAATTTCTTGTTAATGTGATGATATATTGGCATTTGTTTCGCATACTTTACCAATCACCAGCTACATTTTGAGATCAAGTCAGATCAAGTGAGAGACGACAAATTATAAACAGATATGCAAGGCCATTACTACGGTCTCTTGTAACATTTTCTGGAGGAAATCCTGAATTATAATTGACAGTGAGCTATTAGTGAAATGTCCACTCACATACTCATGAACCGAAGGAAACTAAACTTTGGGAATATCTTAAGCCTCTCTCCCCATGCTCAGCCAGAAGTTAACTGATTAGCTCAAATGACCATCCGTATTTGCCAGTTACCAATATATTGCTTTATTTCTTGGTAGTAAATTAAGGCTTTATAGTGAGATTCACACAGTCCAGGCCAATTGAAGACATCAGAATCTTTAACAACCCATGTAGCAGTGTTCATTCCATTTAGCCAGGGCAGAAAGGTAGCAACTTGTTATAAACACTTAAATGTCACTAGTGAGACCTCGAGTGCCAATGGCTCAGCCAAATTCACACCAACCTTGAGAATGGATTCAACAGCTTAACTCTCCTTGGGGACAGTGAAGAGAATAGCTAGCTGGGATAAAATCCACTCTGCAACCTCCTGAGAAATCAGCTTTGTGAAAAAAGGAAGCTAAACTGATGTTAGTTGTCATAAAATGGCACCACTCCCTAACATACACCGATTAGTGACACAGCGGTAATGAGGAGCTGTAAGAGCTTTTCCCCACAATTATTTTGGCTCTTACCCCTTGTCTCTTTTGGACAGTGTTATTTAATTCAGAGGGAACTGAAGGCTGTTTAATGAGTTTGCCCATGAGACCACAATATCCCGCAAGTGAAAAAATACACAAACTGACAAACGGAGAAGCAATCTGTACAGGCTAAAGATCTTTTCTCAGAAGTAGGACACATCCTGCCAGCTTTGCCTTTTATACATTGTGTGAGTGAGGCTACAGATTATTTCCTCAGTGATTATGTATGTTCTTAAACACATGGATTTTCACTTCATCTCAGTGACATTGTTAATGTTGTCTGGAGACGATGCAGCTACTGTTCTTTGAAAAGCAGACAGAGCGTTTTCCTTCCCACATCTCTCTAGCAGAGACATTTACAGTGATTGAACCTAACATATGAACCAGTTGTCAATCATGTGTAGGGGGCCTGCCTGAAAATATCACTTCTAATGAGTCTGGCTTTCAGATCTAAGGACTGGAAGGTACTTCCCAGAAAAAAGTGGGAAAGTAGTTGCCAGAAGACTGTGATGGAAGTTACCATGAAATGATCACATGCTCAGGGAAAGAAGGGGACAACGAGCAGGGAGAAGCCTCAACATTGATTGCACTGGCAAGAGAGAGCAGCTATAACAGTAACACCTGTTAGAGTAACAATCTTCAACCATATGGGGCAGTACTGATATGCAATTTTTTGCTCAACAATGGCCATTTCTTCAGTTGAAAGGAATGTGCTGTCATGGCTGCACAGAATCCAATTCTAAGATGGATAGCATTCCAAATCCCTCTTTCCCAAAGACGTGATCTGATATCAGGGTAATGAATTCCAAGCCTTGAAATCTACTATCCATCCTTTAAATAAGAAGGCCCTAGAAAATGTACGTGCTTCTGTGTATAAATACCTAAACATTCCTTTTACTTAAAAGGAGTCTCAGTTGCAAAGGCTCCTTTTACCGATAAAGGAatctatcttaaaacaaaaaaacttcaaatccagactccagcgagaaactgctgaattggaattcatttgcaaattggatactattaatttaggcttaaatagagactgggagtggctaagtcattatgcaaggtagcctgtttcctcttgttttttcctaccccccccccccagatgttctggtttaacttggatttaaacctggagaatggtcagtttagatgagctattaccagcaggagagtgagtttgtgtgtgtatgggggtgggggggatgtgagaaaaccttgatctatgcaggaaatagcccgacttgattatgtaaagagttgtcactttggatgggctagcaccagcaggagagtgaatttgtgtgggggggtggagggtgagaaaacctggatttgtgctggaaatggcccacctgttgatcactttagataagctattaccagcaggacagtggggtgggaggaggtattgtttcatgatttctgtgtgtatataaagtctgctgcagtttccacggtaaacatctgatgaagtgagctgtagctcacgaaagctcatgctcaaataaattggttagtctctaaggtgccacaagtactccttttctttttgcgaatacagactaacacggctgttcctctgaaaacagGCTCTGTGGCAACAACGAGAGTTACTGTGAGACAGCCCAACTACTGGGGACTTTCATAGGTTTGCCCTTGTATGACCCACTCTGAGACACTTCCCTAATCCCTGGAGTGCTGCTGCAGTATTTTAATTCACAGTAGTAGCAAAATGGGATTTTTCAGACCAATTTGCAGCTAAGTAAAACGTTGAATTTTCCCCTTAGTTGCCTGGAAAGGAGTATCTGCTGCTTCCTACATTTCTTAAAAATGTTCCTTCCACTCAAGTGCTAGTGACACTGCTAAGTGGACCCAAAGGTCCCCAGTACTAGCAAAGGATGCTTCCAAGCCAACAGAAAAGGCCCGTGCTGGATTAGCGGGAGTAGTAGGTTAACACATTAGTGATCCACATATAAGCTGTTGAAGAGGTATCCCAGgatgggtaggattttcaaatgcCCTCGGTGCTcgctaattctgctcccattgactttatcgactttaagtcaatgggatcaGAGCTAGGCCAACATCGAACGCATTTGAAAATGCCACCCAATACTGCCCTGGAGATTGCTGGAACATGGTTAAGGAACTCCAAGAAGATGCTACTTAGACAAGGTGGTGTTGCATCAGCCATGCTGGAGGAATTTGGGGGGTGGGTTTCGAGAAAAATAGTGCCCCTGCAGCGTCATGAACACAGCTGGAGCTCAGACTGAATGCTGCTCAAGTTGCACCGCAAAGGGAGTGATTATGTGCTATTCCCCTTGGAGAGCTAGTTCAGGCTAGCAAAGGGTCAGGATTACCAGGGGCATAGCACTGCCATGGTGCTGTGGAGTACTCACTGCTTTTAGGTTAAGGAAGCATCTCCGCAGAGACACAATCAAATAACAAAGtgatagtttaaaacaaaaaaatattctttttaaaaaacaaacctcacCAGCACCATACAAGAAAGCTGACTCCCACGACCATAGAGAGAAGAGCTAGGTACTGTTTGTGGGAGCGTGTGTTTATACATCAATGTTTTTAATCAAGAGGTGCAGAGTGTCCTTTCAGAAAAAAGCGGGGTTGGTGTGCTCAATAATACAGCGCTTGCAATGGCGTTTAACAAAACGGAGAGCGTCCACGGAAACCTCACAGTCCTGCACGTTCAGCATCTGCAGGTCAAAGCAGTTTGCAGCTACAATCTGTAGGCCCTGGCCTGTGATGCTCTCACATGACTTCAGGCTCAGGCGCTTCAAGTTGAAGCAGTTAAGGGCCAGAAACTCCAGGCCGGTGTCTGAGACCAGTGGGCACTTGCCAATATCCAGCGATTTGAGTTTTGTGCAATTTTTGGCGAGGTACTCCACGCCGTGGTCCGTGATGCCCTCGCAGCCCCGCGCATTGAGGTAGCGCAGTTTGCTGCAGTACTTGGCAATGTAACGGATACCCACGTCTGTGATGCGACCGCAGTGTGCGATGCTGAGGTACCGCAGACGCGTCTCCAACTTGGCGATCTCCCGCATGCCGAAGTCGCTGACGAAACGGCAGTCGCTCACGCTCAGCTCCTTGATGGATGTGCAGTAAATCATTAGGTAACGGAGGCCTTCATCGGTGATGCGGACGCAGCGGCGCAGGTACAGATGAGTCAGCTGAGTGCAGTGTGCGGCGATGGTGTGCAGGCCTTCGTCCTCAAGCACAAAACAGTCTGTCATGTCCAGGTAGCGGATAGAGATCTGTTTGCCATGTAACGGGGACAGCTTGATGGAGGCTTCGCGGGTCAAACTAATGCATGTCACTTTCGAACAGCCTACATGGAAAAACACAATGTTAATAAGTTGCAAAGCAACTCCTCTGGCAGGATGGGGGAGGTTGGCGTGTAACTGCAGACCTCAACACACGGGTAGTTATGCAGACATCTCAGTGCTGCCAGACCCCAGAAAGTACTCTGATGAAACAGACACTAGTCCAGGTTCTGCCACAGCAGCCATTCATCttaaataactccactgaagtcagtaaagtTACTCCAGTAATCTAAACAACATCAGAACCACAGAAGCGTGGTTTTTCCATGTCCCAAATTAGGTCAGATCATGGCCCTCAATTTCTTTATGAAGGGACAGATTCTGAACTCTGTTACCCCAGCACAACTCCAGTAATGGTTTTGGACAACCTGGGGACCACAAGTACATCAGCGCACACTGTTCTCTGGGCTGTGGCGATGTCACCACTGATTTACTTCGGGCATGTCTAGGCTGCCCCGCAGTTCAAACTACAAACGTGAATACCAGTGTGCACTGAAGTGCTGCACTGTATCGCtcccctgtggatgctccaggtGCAAATTAAAAGGTCTCTAGGTTACATTAATGTAGCCCTTTTCTGACAGGGAGATGTTAACACAAGCTAGGAACCTCTTCGTTTGCGCCACAGTGCAACATGGGGGAGTgacagcacagcactttggtgcagACGGCTATTCACACCCCCAgagtccaaactgtggggcagtgtagacatgcccccaGTTGGTGTTCCAGCATCAGAGGCCATTTTACTGTCCAGCACCGCAAGAAACAAAAGGGAACCCCCAGGCCCAGATGGGCTAATGTTTGGGGAACAGAAATGTATGGTCTGCCCTATTGATGCCAATCGGGCTAGTAACCAAGTGACACCCATCTAGCAACTGGATGACAATTATAGTGTATGTCATGGCATCTTATATTCAAGCAACACAACCAGCCTGACCCTTGAATGTGCAGAAAATCTGGAAAATCACATGCAGCACTCGAATGCtaatctctctcctctccattGTGATTCCCTTTCAAAGTATGTTATATTAAGCAGAGGaccttttctttcttattttccataataataataataataataatgcagagcACTAACCACCAGGCCAGCCAGCCACAGGACCAAACACAGAATTACCAGGAATTCAATCCAGGGACCAGCTTCAGCCCTGACATGAACAGGTGCATTTCTCCCATTTCCTCCTTCTTGGGGTCATGGGGAACTAAGGAGTGCAGCAGAGGCAGCAGGGTCCTTCCCTGAGAGAGGGATGGGGTAGAGGAAGAAAGCACCAAGTGTCACTCTGAAGCCCATTAACTCTGTAGCGACACATCTGGCCTGTTCCATTCTACAGTCTTTAGCCAAGGAAGATAGGACAATGTAGCACAGGCCCTTTGGGGTGTGACAAAAAGTAAAGCAAGAAAATCAGTGTAGATGCCAGGATGAAACAAGTAAAACAGGGAAATTAGAGGTGGCATTAGAGCTGTAGGAACCTCAAAAATTGCCTGTTTGACTTATGCACTCATCATACTAGGTTTACAGTAGGAGCTTTGATTTAGACTTTTGCTTTGGTCAAACAGATGCAAAGTTTAACTGAAATCGCACACTACGTGCAAGTGGCAAGTACTGCACAGCACCTGGGGAAGCCCTAGGATCTTGAGACAGGAAGAACCATTTTGATTAGTCAACAGTGTCCTCAGAAAATCAATACCCCTTTTTCCCTTTTGGATATTCTGGTTCAGGTCTCTGCAGATGATGGTGTGGTTTATAATGAGAACAATCAACCGAATCTGGAAGACTCAGAATAAACaaatgtgtgcgcacacacacacgacgGCTGCAAGGAGAGATCCAAAGGGAGGCAATGCAATTGGAGTTCAGCCATGTAAACATTCCTTAGACTAGACAACAGAAGATGGCACAAGGGCCTACTCCTCCAGTTGGGTCTGCCCAAGTGGATGCTGGCAACCTGGCACAACCCCACTTATGTCAGTGCAGTTTGGCGTGAGCACGAGGGTCTGTCTGCACGGATCTGACTGCAGGACAGTGGTATAAATGTGGACTCTTTACAAACAGattaggatttatttttaaaattaagatagtGAGAATGAAGGTCTGCagacagagagaaggagaagaaaattCTGCTTGTTGAATATTCGAGAAGAGGGAAATATGAATGACTAATGCATTTCTGAGATGAAAATGAAAAGTTGAGTCTCCCCGCAGGGCTGGATTTACTGTACATGGCCATGTGATCACTGTTTTGACAGGCTCAGCATCTCCTTGTTGTCTAGTTACTTTGGCTACAACATATGATATTTGTTGGGAAGGGTGTTCAGAATGATTTCACCAGAAGAAAAGAGTGCACATTGAttataggacttttttttttttttaagtgaagtgacATTTTTCTGGGTCTGTAACAATTTTTCTGTCCCAAATAATAAAGATATAAAAACAAACCCTCATACAGCAAGATTTTTCCATAGAGGAAATGTAACTAATTTAAAATGCAGGAGAAACTTCCAAGTGGAATGAAAGAACCTTGGCCAGCATATGTTGGATAATAGTTTGCAGTCAAGCTCAAACAGCTCCTGGAGTTATCTGAGGCCTGCTAAAGGAGTGGATGTTGAGAGTTACAGAATTTATGTTGTGGAAAACTCTGATAGTTAATAGGGATGCCTGTTTTTGACATTAAAATATTGATATCTTATCAGTGCCAAAGAATAGCCCTTAAGAACAAAGAGACAGCTGAATGAAACATATGGAAGTGAAATTCTTTACATTAATTAGGTTTTCTTTTGGGTCAAAGAGATCCAGGCTTTCATAGTTTTATTGATAGATCATATACTGTGACCAAAACTGCCACGGTCTCCATTATGTCACACAGCACACCCACCTAAGCTTTCATGCTTGTTACTATACCACATGTCATGTGTAAGCCCAAGCCTTTTTTTCAACTACCCCTAGCATTTAATCACAGAGGAATCTCAATATTTTGGGCTAGATTTTGGCCAAGAGTCCATCAGAGTCCAGCTAGACACATTAGGTTCAGAGAGAGACTGCAGCAGTCGGAGCTGCCAGGAGAGCATTACAACCAGAATTCCTCCGGGGGGCTCCCAGGCAGCACACTCTGGTGTGTGTCCTGCATCAGCCTTGAAGAAGGCGCATTCTCGCATCTCGATGCTCTACTAGTGCCTCCCTCACTCTTGTCCCCTTACAGGTACTTAGGTCCCACAGGGACTCTAGGAAAGAAAAGCATCGAAGCTCCCCATTAGGATCCCACCAATCCCTGTGTGCAGGCTAAAGAGGGACGGGAACCTCTTTGTGCCCTCTCCCGCTTGTGCATTTGCACAGA includes:
- the FBXL7 gene encoding F-box/LRR-repeat protein 7 isoform X2 gives rise to the protein MRLPVKQTKELALGISQEEVIVAGVVTERQKAKDSDLSMRTLSTPSPALICPQNSHGFQNGRGSSTSSSSVTGETVAMVHSPPPTRLTHPLIRLASRQQKEQANIDRLPDHSMIQIFSFLPTNQLCRCARVCRRWYNLAWDPRLWRTIRLTGETINVDRALKVLTRRLCQDTPNVCLMLETVIVSGCRRLTDRGLYTIAQCCPELRRLEVSGCYNISNEAVFDVVSLCPNLEHLDVSGCSKVTCISLTREASIKLSPLHGKQISIRYLDMTDCFVLEDEGLHTIAAHCTQLTHLYLRRCVRITDEGLRYLMIYCTSIKELSVSDCRFVSDFGMREIAKLETRLRYLSIAHCGRITDVGIRYIAKYCSKLRYLNARGCEGITDHGVEYLAKNCTKLKSLDIGKCPLVSDTGLEFLALNCFNLKRLSLKSCESITGQGLQIVAANCFDLQMLNVQDCEVSVDALRFVKRHCKRCIIEHTNPAFF
- the FBXL7 gene encoding F-box/LRR-repeat protein 7 isoform X3; translation: MRTLSTPSPALICPQNSHGFQNGRGSSTSSSSVTGETVAMVHSPPPTRLTHPLIRLASRQQKEQANIDRLPDHSMIQIFSFLPTNQLCRCARVCRRWYNLAWDPRLWRTIRLTGETINVDRALKVLTRRLCQDTPNVCLMLETVIVSGCRRLTDRGLYTIAQCCPELRRLEVSGCYNISNEAVFDVVSLCPNLEHLDVSGCSKVTCISLTREASIKLSPLHGKQISIRYLDMTDCFVLEDEGLHTIAAHCTQLTHLYLRRCVRITDEGLRYLMIYCTSIKELSVSDCRFVSDFGMREIAKLETRLRYLSIAHCGRITDVGIRYIAKYCSKLRYLNARGCEGITDHGVEYLAKNCTKLKSLDIGKCPLVSDTGLEFLALNCFNLKRLSLKSCESITGQGLQIVAANCFDLQMLNVQDCEVSVDALRFVKRHCKRCIIEHTNPAFF
- the FBXL7 gene encoding F-box/LRR-repeat protein 7 isoform X1, translating into MGANNGKQYGSEGKGSSSISSDVSSSTDHTPTKAQKNAATSEDSDLSMRTLSTPSPALICPQNSHGFQNGRGSSTSSSSVTGETVAMVHSPPPTRLTHPLIRLASRQQKEQANIDRLPDHSMIQIFSFLPTNQLCRCARVCRRWYNLAWDPRLWRTIRLTGETINVDRALKVLTRRLCQDTPNVCLMLETVIVSGCRRLTDRGLYTIAQCCPELRRLEVSGCYNISNEAVFDVVSLCPNLEHLDVSGCSKVTCISLTREASIKLSPLHGKQISIRYLDMTDCFVLEDEGLHTIAAHCTQLTHLYLRRCVRITDEGLRYLMIYCTSIKELSVSDCRFVSDFGMREIAKLETRLRYLSIAHCGRITDVGIRYIAKYCSKLRYLNARGCEGITDHGVEYLAKNCTKLKSLDIGKCPLVSDTGLEFLALNCFNLKRLSLKSCESITGQGLQIVAANCFDLQMLNVQDCEVSVDALRFVKRHCKRCIIEHTNPAFF